The Pecten maximus chromosome 12, xPecMax1.1, whole genome shotgun sequence genome includes a region encoding these proteins:
- the LOC117339082 gene encoding glycine N-acyltransferase-like: protein MIYKVLNSEETAELQIELNRGLPGTAKIFYVIRNLLNGYLPGIELLVDDWPKWACVLLRPTSENKVKRFFENTYICYTKNVSTLKYFIQRPDVINWGKPAIFTGVPNDLVLLLTDMTRKQKGTLSSCEPRFMYAWTKRTLPELPEVPSGLRLSTLGSEHVPIMAQDWEWSRTDIEGYFHSVVERFDSSCLLDEQGILRAYMCMQYNGSMAMLYIRPEYRKNGYFNIILSDLTRKILLKKDIAYGFIPTHDTCLINQSRELGFEWVPRGDMTWVKYTPYSKPEKHITGDLKLQAEHRKEEGDEGNEEEKQQTKPLLINAIPLTIG, encoded by the exons ATATTTTACGTAATACGTAATCTGCTAAATGGCTATCTTCCCGGGATTGAGCTTCTGGTCGACGATTGGCCGAAATGGGCATGTGTTCTTCTCCGGCCGACTTCAGAAAACAAG GTGAAAAGATTCTTCGAAAACACCTATATTTGTTACACAAAAAACGTGTCAACTTTGAAATACTTCATTCAGCGTCCTGACGTCATTAACTGGGGCAAGCCAGCGATTTTTACAG GTGTACCCAATGACCTGGTCTTACTCCTCACGGACATGACCCGGAAACAGAAAGGAACGCTCTCCTCCTGTGAACCAAGGTTTATGTATGCATGGACTAAACGGACCCTACCGGAACTACCGGA AGTACCCAGTGGCCTGCGCTTGTCGACCCTTGGGTCGGAACACGTGCCTATTATGGCCCAGGACTGGGAGTGGTCAAGAACGGATATAGAGGGCTATTTCCATAGCGTGGTGGAGCGGTTCGACAGCTCGTGTCTCCTGGACGAACAAGGTATACTCCGGGCCTATATGTGTATGCAGTATAACGGATCCATGGCTATGCTGTATATTCGTCCGGAGTATCGTAAAAACGGGTACTTCAACATCATTCTCAGCGATCTCACGCGTAAAATACTCCTAAAGAAGGACATTGCCTATGGGTTTATTCCAACTCACGACACATGCCTCATCAACCAGTCCCGAGAGTTAGGATTTGAGTGGGTCCCCCGTGGAGATATGACGTGGGTTAAATACACACCTTACTCAAAACCGGAGAAGCACATAACAGGAGATTTAAAACTGCAGGCGGAACACAGAAAGGAAGAGGGTGACGAAGGAAATGAGGAAGAAAAACAACAGACAAAACCTCTACTTATAAACGCCATTCCCCTAACAATAGGATGA